AAGCCACGCGTGCCTGCatccaaaacaaaaacacaaagcggggaatctgttgggaaagtgtaggaacacggacccacaacagggggcgcaaatgaacggacaatggaagaagtcaaataacaacactttactgttgtgaataagcacaacaaacacaacagattacaacaatagacaaagaagtcaattcacaaaatgtgtcacgtgggcaggctcgaagataagagacgtctgtccaaagcagaaccggaaccacacgatttcctccgccaccgaaccccgggaatactggagccgccaagtcccgaactcccaggtggccactgcctccgcgtgtcggacctggtactgctggcgaggaacaaaaacagttaaatgtgggtgcgtttgcacccagcaacccgtatggcgggaaaaccacctccacctctcgttgtaagaatgtctgctattaaacgcacaaaagtaacaaagtgttaatgtcaaaaagacaacacagtcggctgagtactgtacctcctaggtagagcgatatctcggcaaagaggtggagatgtcgtcttgctgatataccactgctgatcagatgattggtgacagctgtcgtaggcgataagtgacagctgtcaccccggctgctcctgttgggcggcagcgccctctggtgcctggagcccgcactccagacagggctccctctggtggtggtgggccagcagtacctcctcttcagcggcccacacaacagaatcaaaagaaataaaaaaccaACCATCAAAAACCAAgcaacccaaaaaaaaacaactgagtgGAGGAGGGACTGGTGAAAAACAAAGGGGATCTGACCACAGTAAAAATAGAATATACCATGTGAAAAATCCAACATAAGGATCTCAGCCAGAAGTAATCCAGGTTAATTAAATCAGCAAAAGAATTGAGATAAGTGAAAACCAACAAAAGACCTGGGGGGTAAATCAACATTAGAAATAGAAAAACCGTAACCAGGGCAACAAAATGGAAACAGATTAATAACCGACAAATAGGGGGCACCAAACCAAGAAAAGATGAgctaagaaaaacaaacacaccatAAAGGGGAGCAAAAGAAAATGGACAAATCACTGGAAAAGATGGGAAAAAGATCAAAAGAAAAATTATACTTGGAATTGGGGCCCAACCaatgcagaaaacaaaataatacaTCATGAAAACACTAAGACACCAATGAACCAAACCAAGTAAATGGGACCCAAACCTTAGCAGGCAACTCATGAAAATGAAAAACTGGTGGAATGCACTTGAGGACTAACAAAAAATGGGCAACTTAAGCCAGGAACCGAAGAACCTTACCCATACGTCATGCAGGGAAATTACTGGTTTTCTTTGTGATTTTAACATATGTAAaaacatgaaaaacggggtgtaccAGACCAGAGAAAGGATTATCACTGATGTAACAAGATGACTTGacgaaaaaggaacaaaacattGCTTTAATAGTTCAGACTGCATGTCAAATGAAAACGATAGAAAACACAGCAAGCAGAGTTGCCCAACAGAATAAAAGTAAGCAAAACTCACAGTCATGAAGACGATAGAGTTGGTGGTTTGTTTTGGTGAATCCACAGTAGTGCAGGGAAGTCGTGAAAGTCCGGAAGTAGTGTTCTGGGGTGAATTCTCCTCTGTGGCGCATGCTGGAGATGAGCTCTGTGCCGTGCGCGCAGCTGGTTCAGGGGCTGTGCATGGAGCAGTCCATTCTGGAGCCGCTTTAAGGTGTGAGGCTGCTGGTGGGGGTGCTGGAACCACCTCCTTCGGCACCGTAGATATCTGTGGTGCGGCGGgcaatgtgattgcgtcagctgaAGCCGCTGATGTTGGTGATGAAGCACACACTGGGATGGTTTCATCCAAAGCCAGGGAATGTGGCAGAGCTGTGCGTGTCATGGTCGATGCGATCGCTGCTGGTGTGATCCGTGGAGGCGTAGCAGAAGTCTGTGGTGGTGTGCGCGCCTTGACGGTGTCGGCAGGTGGTACTACGGAGAGCCCCACTGAGACACACCGAGGCGTTGGAACCAGAGTTTCCTGGAGCTGGTGCACCGTTGACGGCGGACAAGGTGATGTCAGCTGCTGTGAAGacatccgattgttctgtctgagttattttcattagttacttcatccaaaccatcaacatgtttattagaccccattcctaccaggctgctcaaggaagccctaccattatttaatgcttcgatcttaaatatgatcaatctatctttgttagttggttatgtaccacaggcttttaaggtggcagtaattaaaccattacttaaaaagccatcacttgacccagctatcttagctaattataggccaatctccaaccttccttttctctcaaaaattcttgaaagggtagttgtaaaacagctaactgatcatctgcagaggaatggtctatttgaagagtttcagtcaggttttagaattcatcatagtacagaaacagcattagtgaaggttacaaatgatcttcttatggcctcggacagtggactcatctctgtgcttgttctgttagacctcagtgctgcttttgatactgttgaccataaatttttattacagagattagagcatgccataggtattaaaggcactgcgctgcggtggtttgaatcatatttgtctaatagattacaatttgttcatgtaaatggggaatcttcttcacagactaaagttaattgtggagttccacaaggttctgtgctaggaccaattttattcactttatacatgcttcccttaggcagtattattagacggcattgcttaaattttcattgttacgcagatgatacccagctttatctatccatgaagccagaggacacacaccaattagttaaactgcaggattgtcttacagacataaagacatggatgacctctaatttcctgcttttaaactcagataaaactgaagttattgtacttggccccacaaatcttagaaacatggtgtctaaccagatccttactctggatggcattaccctgacctctagtaatactgtgagaaatcttggagtcatttttgatcaggatatgtcattcaaagtgcatattaaacaaatatgtaggactgcttttttgcatttacgcaatatctctaaaatcagaaaggtcttgtctcagagtgatgctgaaaaactaattcatgcatttatttcctctaggctggactattgtaattcattattatcaggttgtcctaaaagttccctaaaaagccttcagttaattcaaaatgctgcagctagagtactgacggggactagaaggagagagcatatctcacccatattggcctctcttcattggcttcctgttaattctagaatagaatttaaaattcttcttcttacttataaggttttgaataatcaggtcccatcttatcttagggacctcgtagtaccatatcaccccaataaagcgcttcgctctcagactgcaggcttacttgtagttcctagggtttgtaagagtagaatgggaggcagagccttcagctttcaggctcctctcctgtggaaccagctcccaattcagatcagggagacagacaccctctctacttttaagattaggcttaaaactttcctttttgctaaagcttatagttagggctggatcaggtgaccctgaaccatcccttagttatgctgctatagacgtagactgctggggggttcccatgatgcactgtttctttctctttttgctctgtatgcaccactctgcatttaatcattagtgatcgatctctgctcccctccacagcatgtcttttcctggttctctccctcagccccaaccagtcccagcagaagactgcccctccctgagcctggttctgctggaggtttcttcctgttaaaagggagtttttccttcccactgtagccaagtgcttgctcacagggggtcgttttgaccgttggggttttacataattattgtatggccttgccttacaatataaagcgccttggggcaactgtttgttgtgatttggcgctatataaaaaaattgattgattgattgattgattcatggtgatgaatgaacagaatgcaggacacagaatgcagactcacagaaactggagttggagtaataaaaggctttatctgatgCTTTAtatgattgctgctaatcctcctcctcggcccgtgctacgagtattctgacagttagtgtgactcgtgggtgttgattcatttaaactaacatattcatcctgctgtaaccaggtttctgtaaggcagaataaataaatatgttgatcaatttttatatcatttactaacagggacttagaagagggagacctaatgtttaataaaccacttttaactcttttagtctgtggtgcaattgaaggtgctatattatttttctttttgaatttttatgcttaaatagatttttagtggttattggtggtctgggagcaggcaccgactctacggggatggggtattgggggatggcagggggagagaagctgcagagaggtgtgtaagactacaactctgcttcctggtcccaaccctggatagtcacggtttggaggatttaataaaattggccagatttctagaaatgagagctgctccatccaaagctgTTGCCTGTCAGCAATAGCTGTCATCCGTCATCTAGAGGATTAAATATAAGTCGATGCTTTTACCCCAGTTGTTTCTTACctgttttttggtttgtgttACATGTTAACTCCTGTTGTTGCCTTTGAACTccctctgtttgtttgttctgGACTCCAGTGTTTTGGTCAAATAAATCACCTTTGATCTCCATTTACATCCTGTgcagtttctgtctgtgtcccAACAAGATGTCATTCCTATTGAGAAGCCAGCCCTCCGCAACTGTGCATGTGCACCCATGCACAGTTCTCTCTACCCAGACTTTCACACCTCCCCCGTCCACACTTCCTCCCGTCGGGTTGATGGTGCCTCTCTTTACCGCGTTGAACTCCCCAACCGAGCAACCGAGGAATGAAAGTACAAGAGCAATACGTGCCTTTTCAacttttaaaacttaaaatttgcatgtgcacgctatattttcagtgcagtatTGTTGGGACGCACAACTTAACCACTCAACTCAACAGAACATTCACACGCGGAGTTAAGCTACCCCACTGAAGGAAACGcacataagttttgtctttacatgaaaATAGAACAGTGATAAATGTCTTTCCAATTTTAAAAGTTCAAATTTGCGTGTGCATGCTGTATTTATagcacaatattgtcgggacgcggaACTGATGATTTATGTGTTGGAATGTATAAATCGACAAACCCGCACATCACGACAGAACACCTGCATGCCTGGGTTCAGTCTGTAACTGAGCACCACAGAGGTTAATATGAGTACTAGAGTCTGCAGTCACACTGAGAAGTGTCCCGGTgaggaggcgtggtcaccattttacATCAGGGCAACTCAGTAGGCAGCGCACACTGACACTCAAGagagtctcatcaagaaacaggtgcaaaatgctggaaagctgcacatgttggcaaagccacaaacagaggaagaagggagacatttCCTTCTATAATTAGTTTTTGAtattcttgttactttttccATGATTTTTGGGCAATAAACTGGTGTAAAACATCATGCCTTTGTATGAAATCTGAGAATTTAAACCACCTTGAATGGAATTGAATTCAAAGCTGAAATTATTCagtactatacaaaaatggatttaattaatGTGGACCATGTGGAATTAATTAATGTACTCTTTGTGCCTGTCTGGATTGTGTGGAAGGTTTACATCGCATGGTGgagaactttttggaatcttgtcaaagttaataatttattttatatcaatataatgtgtgtgtgtgtatatatatatatatatatatatatatatagtaatggacTGATGAGTTGAGCAGGACGTCTCAGCTCAGCTGAGCTGCTGATTTATTGCAGCTGGAACAGAtcggatccgtgtaactttcaactctaatatttgggaatgtgtgtgtgtcagagtaagtttaatactctacttacataatttaatgtaaaattATTTTACTGACTGGGTATCAGGCCAGAACGATATTTTAACATTTACTTTGCAAGCTTTTTCCGTGTGTGTTCACTTGTGTATCCACAGTGAAAAAGAAGTAACATCCGggcacttcatcaatattttgcccggttaggaggcatcatgtcgctgtccatgaagggacattcatGTTTAATAGGCAGCATGAGGAGTACTGATTGGAGTCCTCATATTATCCTCTATTCTGAGCActgaactctctctctctctctctctttgcacGTGTAAGTAGCCAATCACCCATTTCTATTGTCAATTTGAATTCAGcatgtcaaaataaaataaaaaatatacatcAATGTAAACCGTACTGCTTTGAGTATTAGTTTCATTAAAATCTTAATGATACCATCCTGAGTACAAACATGAGAAGTTGAAAACAGTTGATTAATCTGTATTTTCAAGCTAAAAGCACAAAGCAAAAGTTTTAATTTTGTTGTGTTGATGGAGGAGCGCTCACTATTTTTGGCACGGTGGGCCGTCCTGCCAAGCCTGTGGAAGGGAATTGTTGCCTTTCCAACAATAAATCCAGAAAGTCAGTGTTTTGGTCCTGTGTGGATGGACAATCAGTGGGATCAGCAGGACCAAGAAGACGACCATGAAAACCACTTTGTGTGTTCTGAATAATGATGCAGGTTGATGTGAACTTGAAGCTGTTTGTGTTCAGACATAATGTGAGTAAACTGTTTCTGATTGGTCCACAGAGTGAAGCAGCAGAGCTCAGAGGTTCTCAGGGTTCAATCTGCTCAGCAGCATCAAACACACCTGAACCACAAGTTTCTGGTCTGTTGACTTCAATCAGATATTATCATTGAACAGTTTGTTCATAATGTCTTCATGCTGCAGCAACAAACACTTTGATGATGTTTATTCTCTCATTTATATTCTTGAGTACATCATTCATGGGTTTACTGTTGttgaaagtgatgatttgaatTATTTGTGCTTTATTTTGATAAATTCTTATCTAGATCTTtcattaaaatgatttaaaatatttaacttttcagtctgtttttaacTGAACTGGATTTTCTGAACAAAGTCGAGAGAAACTCACTCAATAAAAACGTAGTATGATGTGGAGACAAAATACTCACTTGTAAAAAAGTGATGAGTTTCTTCGTCCATGTTTATATTCTGCTGCAGAATTTCGAGGAGAACATGTTGATGTTTGTTAAAAATGAGCTGAAGAGCATCCAGAAGGTTCTCCTGACAGATGATGCAGAATACTTGGAGAGTCAGAGTGAGGATGAGGAGCAGAGGAGCAGCAGACTGGTTTTCCTGGACCTCACAGTGACCTTGATGAGGTCAATGAATTATGATGAGCTGGCTGACTGTCTGCTGAGCAGTAAGAGGACTTCTGTCCACATTTAACACAGACACTAAATAACacgtgatgtttgtccatttgaaaTATATTCATGTGTGAATTCTATCATgaaaacaggaagtgatgtcatcattCAATAACTGATCTGTGCTGTTTGTTCTTTCAGGAACTCGTGTTGAAGTTTGTCGTCGTAAATTCAAATCTAACATGAAGCAGAAGTTTGAGCGTGTGTTTGAGGGGATCTCTAAAGCAGGAAAGACGACTCTTCTGAAGGAGATCTACACAGAGCTCTACATCACAGAGGGCGGGGCTTCAGAGGTCAACGAGGAACATGAGGTCAGACAGATTGAAGCAGCATCCAGgaaaacagacacacaacaaagaaCAATCACATGTGAAGACATCTTTAAAGTGTCAGCTGACACACAGCCACCAATCAGAACAGTGctgacaaagggcgtggccggcaTCGGGAAAACAGTCTTAACACAGAAGTTGACTCTGGACTGGGCTGAAGGACGAACCAACCAGGACGTCCACTTCATATTTCCATTCACTTTCAGAGAGCTGAATGTGCTGAAAGAGAAGAAGTTCAGCTTGGTGGAACTTGTTCATCACTTCTTTACTGAAATCAAAGAAGCAGGAATCTGCAGCTTCCAACACTTCCAGGTCTTGATCATCTTGGACGGTCTGGATGAGTGTCGCCTCCCTCTGGACTTCCACAGCAATGACATCCTGACTGATGTCACAGAGTCGAGCTCAGTGGATGTTCTGCTGACAAACCTCGTCAGGAGGAACCTGTTTCCCTCTGCTCACCTCTGGATCACCACACGACctgcagcagccaatcagatccctcctgagtgtgtggacatggtgacagaggtcagagGCTTCACTGACCCTCAGAAGGAGGACTACTTCAGGAAGAGATTCAGAGATGAGGAGCAGTCCAGAAGAATCATCTCCCACATGAAGACATCACGAAGCCTCCACATCATGTGTCACatcccagtcttctgctggatcacTGCTACAGTTCTGGAGGACGTGTTGGACACCAGAGACATACCAGAGCTGCCAGAGACCCTGACTGAGATTTACATCTATTTTCTGGTGGTTCAGTCCAAAGTGAAGAAGGTCAAGTATGATGGAGGAGCTGAGATAGATCCACTGTGGAATCCAGAGAACAGGAAGATGATTGTGTCTTTGGGAAAACTGGCTTTTGAGCAGCTGCAGAAAGGGAACCTGATCTTCTATGAAGAGGACCTGACAGAGTGTGGCATCGATATCAGAGCAGCCTCAGTGTACTCAGGAGTCTTCACACAGATCTTTAAAGAGGAGAGAGGACTCTACCAGGACAAGGTCTTCTGCTTCATCCATCTGAGTGTTCAGGAGTTTCTGGCTGCTCTTTATGTCCATCTGACCTTCATCCAGTCTGGAGTCAATCTGCTGTCAGAAGAACAAACAACATCCTGGTGGACTAAAATATTTAAACCTGAACTAACACGTCTCCATCAGAGTGCTGTGGACGAGGCCTTAAAGAGTCCAAATGGACACCTGGACTTGTTCTTGCGCTTCCTTCTGGGTCTTTCCCTGCAGAACAATCAGACTCTCCTACGAGGCCtgatgacacagacagacagaatctcAGAGAACAATCAGGAAACAGCTGAATACATCAAGAAGAAGCTCGATGAGAATCTGTCTGTAGAGAGAAACATCAATCTGATCCACtgtctgaatgaactgaaggatCGTTCTCTAGTGGATCAGATCCAACAGTTCCTGAGCTCAGGACGTCTCTCTGTAGAACATCTGTCTCCTTCTCATTTATCAGCTCTGATCTTCATCTTACTGTCATCAGATCAACATCTGGATGTGTTTGACCTGAAGAAATACTCTGCTTCACATGAGGCTCTTCTGATGCTGCTGCCAGTGATCAAAGCATCTAAAAAAGCTTTGTAAGGACAGAGACACTTTGATATTTGAACAATAACTTAATTTATAATATGAAACTCTTTCTTGTTTTTAATCGTCTCTGCAGGTTATCTGTCTGtaatctgtcagagagaagctgtgaagttctgtcttcagttctcagctctcagtcctccagtctgacagaactggacctgagtaacaaccagctgaaggattcaggagtgaagct
The window above is part of the Thalassophryne amazonica chromosome 22, fThaAma1.1, whole genome shotgun sequence genome. Proteins encoded here:
- the LOC117503794 gene encoding NACHT, LRR and PYD domains-containing protein 3-like isoform X5 — its product is MLMFVKNELKSIQKVLLTDDAEYLESQSEDEEQRSSRLVFLDLTVTLMRSMNYDELADCLLSRTRVEVCRRKFKSNMKQKFERVFEGISKAGKTTLLKEIYTELYITEGGASEVNEEHEVRQIEAASRKTDTQQRTITCEDIFKVSADTQPPIRTVLTKGVAGIGKTVLTQKLTLDWAEGRTNQDVHFIFPFTFRELNVLKEKKFSLVELVHHFFTEIKEAGICSFQHFQVLIILDGLDECRLPLDFHSNDILTDVTESSSVDVLLTNLVRRNLFPSAHLWITTRPAAANQIPPECVDMVTEVRGFTDPQKEDYFRKRFRDEEQSRRIISHMKTSRSLHIMCHIPVFCWITATVLEDVLDTRDIPELPETLTEIYIYFLVVQSKVKKVKYDGGAEIDPLWNPENRKMIVSLGKLAFEQLQKGNLIFYEEDLTECGIDIRAASVYSGVFTQIFKEERGLYQDKVFCFIHLSVQEFLAALYVHLTFIQSGVNLLSEEQTTSWWTKIFKPELTRLHQSAVDEALKSPNGHLDLFLRFLLGLSLQNNQTLLRGLMTQTDRISENNQETAEYIKKKLDENLSVERNINLIHCLNELKDRSLVDQIQQFLSSGRLSVEHLSPSHLSALIFILLSSDQHLDVFDLKKYSASHEALLMLLPVIKASKKALLSVCNLSERSCEVLSSVLSSQSSSLTELDLSNNQLQDSGVKLLSAGLESPHGHLDTLRLSLCDLSERSCEVLSSVLSSQSSSLRELDLSNNNLQDSGVKLLSAGLESPHCHLETLRLSGCLITHEGCASLASALTSNPSHLRELDLSYNHPGDSVKLLSAGLEDPRWTLDCLRVDPGGVRWLRPGLRKYFCELSLDPNSANRKLKLSNNNTKVEDVDEDQSYPDHPDRFDLCPQVLSPTGLTGRCYWEVEWRRDVFISVTYRRIRRKGDSLNCWFGSNDQSWSLRCSDGCYSVWNNNRRTVPPLSPSSSHRVSVFVDCPAGTLSFYDVSSDSLIHIHTFCCTFTEPLCAGFRFGFWFWFGSGSSVSLCGL